A window of Euwallacea fornicatus isolate EFF26 chromosome 13, ASM4011564v1, whole genome shotgun sequence contains these coding sequences:
- the Patsas gene encoding uncharacterized protein Patsas — protein MVADAEHPAATEHEKSGPDTADIAEQTHKNIFDLVKADGELSDVEDYVEKHGIEVLRARDEWGYTPAHWAALDGNVELMRFFIDRGAPVDLPCLGTQGPRPVHWACRKGHSAVVQVLLQAGVAINAADFKGLTPLMTACMFGRTATAAYLLGMGAFNHLIDVNGDTAMHWAAYKGYPDVLRLLMYSGANLQKPDHFGSTPLHLACLSGSLSCVKLLCEKHDIDMEPKDKNDKTPLNLAVGHRHMDIIDVLQVAIKRRSGWFPPVSEIWGLLFGRAGNSKIPLIFFVSSVLLWGYPMYFIRVIPITWNILRGSHYCFIYWNMVMWICWIIANRKNPGYIAMNSDSYARCIKQIPYFDKWKKRNAMLNRLCHTCRTLRPIRAKHCRVCNRCVSYFDHHCPFIYNCVGLKNRTWFFMFVMSVAINCSYTIYFATYCIAIEGFGFMYILGLVEAFVFSGLGWILTCTAVLHACMNLTTNEMVNYKRYPYLRDKRGRYYNPFSRGPVLNLMEFFFCTPDDLEEEPLYEYI, from the exons ATGGTGGCTGATGCGGAGCACCCTGCAGCGACTGAACACGAGAAGAGCGGACCTGATACTGCGGACATCGCTGAACAGACCCATAAGAATATCTTTGATCTAGTTAAAGCCGATGG GGAGCTTTCTGATGTGGAAGACTATGTGGAAAAACATGGAATTGAGGTGTTGAGGGCTAGAGATGAATGGGGATATACTCCGGCTCATTGGGCTGCACTGGATGGGAATGTCGAGCTGATGCGCTTTTTCATCGACAGAGGGGCCCCTGTTGACTTGCCCTGTCTTGGTACTCAAGGACCTAGGCCCGTGCATTGGGCTTGCCGCAAAG GTCATTCTGCAGTGGTTCAAGTGCTTCTCCAAGCAGGGGTTGCAATAAATGCCGCGGATTTCAAAGGACTAACCCCTTTAATGACTGCTTGTATGTTTGGAAGAACCGCTACTGCAGCATATTTGCTAGGGATGG GAGCTTTTAACCACCTTATTGATGTGAATGGAGACACAGCTATGCATTGGGCGGCCTACAAGGGGTATCCAGATGTACTGAGGCTTTTGATGTACTCGGGGGCAAATTTGCAGAAACCTGATCATTTCGGTTCAACTCCATTGCACTTGGCATGCTTATCTGGAAGCCTCAGTTGTGTCAAGTTGCTATGCGAAAAA CACGACATTGATATGGAGCCTAAAGATAAAAACGACAAAACCCCCCTAAACCTTGCAGTGGGCCATAGACACATGGACATAATCGACGTGCTTCAAGTGGCAATCAAACGTCGATCGGGGTGGTTCCCCCCTGTGAGCGAAATTTGGGGGCTGCTTTTTGGCAGAGCCGGAAACAGCAAAATCCCACTTATTTTTTTCGTGTCTTCCGTGCTCTTATGGGGCTACCCCATGTATTTTATTCGG GTGATTCCGATTACATGGAACATCCTACGAGGCTCTCACTACTGCTTCATCTACTGGAATATGGTAATGTGGATCTGCTGGATAATAGCGAATCGCAAGAATCCAGGTTATATAGCCATGAATTCGGATTCCTATGCCAGATGCATTAAGCAAATCCCCTATTTCGATAAGTGGAAAAAACGCAACGCTATGCTAAATCGACTGTGTCATACTTGCAGAACCCTGCGCCCTATAAGAGCTAAACATTGCCGAGTGTGCAACAGATGCGTGTCCTACTTTGACCATCACTGCCCGTTCATTTACAATTGCGTAGGACTGAAGAATCGGACTTGGTTCTTCATGTTTGTAATGAGCGTCGCCATTAATTGTTCCTACACTATTTATTTTGCCACCTACTGCATCGCCATTGAAGGATTTGGGTTTATGTACATTTTGGGACTTGTGGAGGCGTTTGTCTTTTCGGGATTAGGCTGGATTTTGACTTGTACTGCC GTGCTCCACGCCTGTATGAATCTCACAACCAATGAAATGGTCAACTACAAGAGATACCCGTATCTTCGGGATAAACGTGGCAGATACTACAACCCCTTTTCTCGAGGTCCtgttttgaatttaatggaattttttttctgcacTCCTGACGATTTGGAGGAGGAGCCTCTGTATGAGTACATATGA
- the jhamt gene encoding juvenile hormone acid O-methyltransferase yields MNEPNRYSQNHSLQTTDNIYVIENFLSLIKWENGENQTALDVGCGEGHTTAEILLPKLPKCLKTLIGSDLSEKMVQFAKDTYKNQRLDFCQLDISEEAVCKEFGDMFNHVFSFFCLHWIPDQRRVFENIFKLLKPGGDMLLSFLGKNPIFDLYQNISQNIHWAPYFKKEMVSPYHECEDPQQVIRQMLMDVGFSNWKCVVTDRTYIYKNWSQLKASIIAVNPTLPQLAPHEHAEYIEDLTQEVRNIYKNRLKLLDNNNDECIPVDYKLIIVYAVKPHNGMEL; encoded by the exons ATGAACGAGCCCAATAGATACTCCCAAAACCATTCCCTGCAAACTACGGACAATATTTACGTCATCGAGAATTTCTTGAGTTTGATCAAATGGGAAAATGGTGAAAATCAAACAGCCTTAGATGTGGGCTGTGGAGAGGGCCACACGACCGCAGAAATCCTATTGCCCAAGCTGCCGAAATGTTTGAAGACTCTAATTGGAAGTGACCTCAGTGAGAAAATGGTGCAATTTGCGAAAGATACATATAAAAACCAACGACTGGATTTTTGCCAGCTGGATATCAGTGAAGAGGCAGTTTGCAAAGAGTTCGGAGATATGTTCAATcacgtattttcttttttctgcTTGCATTGGATTCCTGATCAGAG GagagtttttgaaaacatcTTTAAGCTCCTGAAACCAGGAGGGGACATGCTTTTGAGCTTCCTGGGCAAAAACCCGATTTTCGATCTATATCAAAACATCTCCCAAAACATCCATTGGGCCCCGTACTTCAAGAAGGAAATGGTGTCTCCCTACCACGAATGCGAAGATCCGCAACAAGTCATTAGGCAAATGCTCATGGATGTTGGGTTTTCCAATTGGAAATGCGTAGTGACGGATCGCACTTACATTTACAAGAACTGGAGCCAATTAAAGG CATCGATTATAGCAGTAAATCCCACATTACCGCAATTAGCACCTCATGAGCATGCAGAATACATCGAAGATTTAACACAAGAAGTTCGAAACATCTAcaaaaatagattaaaattGTTAGATAATAATAACGATGAATGCATCCCAGTAGATTACAAGTTGATTATTGTGTATGCTGTGAAACCGCATAACGGAATGGAGctgtaa